A genomic segment from Vibrio panuliri encodes:
- a CDS encoding transporter substrate-binding domain-containing diguanylate cyclase: MYRFLLLALVVWLPVTFAASESKRETLVIANSKAWKPFSFINQKGEPDGILVDYWREYSRVTGTPVRFLLLDWEESLQAVNDGRADVHSGLLWSLSRDEFLDYSQPIMTIDTQLFVSRDLLNVDMVELLSGKHPFLLGVVQGGFEHSFVKRNYPQINTVAYSNNAEMISAAFDGDIDAFVADLQVANFYFSTTQGTHQFSGVQHLYSGVLRPAVAEGNNALLLQLARGIAKINTEAKHRIFSRWMYIETVYPNYLVPTLSALAIIAIFSYLVLLRMTVRAKTRELELANRELKHLSETDQLTGLGNRYHFYSQFTQRVTRADTVCVMLLDIDDFKQINDTYGHQVGDAVIQAVGAKIKHIVEKHHLTGRIGGEEFAVVCSDFTVEQAKRLADTLCDSIRRLVIFDDGSKVTISLGCAYYLRSNQEISLSHADNLMYQAKANGKNQWNFKLIDGMPAKSTTPKSDSINSREIS; this comes from the coding sequence ACCTTTGCAGCGAGCGAGTCGAAACGAGAGACTCTTGTCATTGCAAACTCCAAAGCATGGAAACCTTTTTCATTTATAAATCAGAAAGGTGAACCTGATGGTATCTTAGTCGATTATTGGCGAGAGTATTCGCGAGTAACGGGCACCCCTGTTCGATTTCTATTGTTAGATTGGGAAGAGTCATTACAAGCAGTGAATGATGGTCGCGCCGATGTTCACTCAGGCTTGCTTTGGTCACTTTCTCGAGATGAGTTCTTGGATTACAGCCAACCTATTATGACGATCGATACTCAGTTGTTCGTTAGTCGTGACTTATTGAATGTCGACATGGTCGAGTTGTTATCTGGTAAGCACCCATTTCTGCTCGGTGTCGTACAGGGCGGTTTCGAGCACTCGTTCGTTAAGCGAAACTATCCACAAATTAATACGGTGGCTTATTCTAATAATGCAGAGATGATTAGTGCTGCCTTTGACGGTGACATTGATGCGTTTGTTGCTGATTTGCAAGTCGCCAACTTCTATTTCAGCACCACACAAGGTACTCATCAATTTTCCGGTGTTCAGCACCTATATTCGGGTGTATTACGTCCGGCAGTAGCAGAAGGAAACAACGCGCTTCTACTTCAATTGGCGCGTGGAATCGCTAAGATTAACACTGAGGCGAAACACAGAATTTTCAGCCGCTGGATGTATATCGAAACCGTCTATCCGAACTACTTAGTGCCGACTCTGTCTGCGTTAGCGATCATTGCCATATTTAGCTACCTTGTATTACTGCGGATGACCGTGCGCGCTAAGACTCGTGAGCTGGAGTTGGCCAACAGAGAGCTCAAACATCTTTCGGAAACCGATCAACTTACTGGGCTTGGCAATCGCTACCACTTCTATAGCCAATTTACCCAACGAGTTACTCGCGCCGATACCGTCTGCGTTATGCTGTTGGATATTGATGACTTCAAGCAAATCAATGATACGTATGGCCATCAGGTGGGGGACGCTGTTATCCAAGCAGTAGGAGCAAAGATTAAACACATTGTTGAAAAACACCATCTTACCGGACGAATTGGCGGTGAAGAATTTGCCGTTGTTTGTTCTGATTTCACGGTCGAACAAGCCAAAAGGTTAGCAGATACACTGTGCGATAGTATTCGTCGGTTGGTGATATTTGATGATGGCAGTAAAGTGACCATCAGTTTGGGCTGTGCTTACTACTTGCGCTCTAACCAAGAGATCTCTTTGAGTCATGCAGACAACTTGATGTATCAAGCAAAAGCTAATGGTAAAAACCAGTGGAATTTTAAGTTAATAGATGGGATGCCGGCTAAAAGCACGACACCCAAATCTGATTCAATCAACTCGCGTGAAATTAGTTGA
- a CDS encoding MFS transporter translates to MPIALLALTLSAFAIGTTEFVIVGLIPTMALDLGVSIPSAGLLVSLYALGVAVGAPVLTALTGNWPRKKVLLSIMSLFVVGNLLAWQAPGYNTLVLARVLTGLAHGVFFSIGSTIATGLVSKEKAASAIAIMFTGLTVALVTGVPIGTYIGQQYGWESTFLTVSVLGILALIGSAILIPSDLAQPPATKLTTQLKVLKQPRLLLVFAITALGYGGTFTAFTFLAPILQDVSGFSANAVSIIMLVYGVSVAVGNVWGGKLADKMGPVNALTVIFIGLALVLFVFGFTAHNPYAAILTILVWGAFAFGNVPGLQVYVVNLAEKYTPQAVDVASGLNIAAFNVGIALGSWGGGMIVESSGVTSTPWYGAVIVLFALILTRLSGAIEQNSANRNLQLN, encoded by the coding sequence ATGCCTATTGCGTTACTCGCACTCACACTCAGCGCCTTTGCTATCGGTACAACTGAGTTTGTTATCGTGGGGTTAATTCCAACTATGGCGCTAGATCTAGGGGTCTCTATACCATCTGCAGGCCTATTGGTGAGTCTTTATGCCTTAGGGGTCGCGGTAGGGGCACCAGTATTGACCGCTCTAACAGGCAACTGGCCAAGAAAGAAAGTCCTGCTCTCCATTATGTCACTCTTTGTTGTTGGGAACCTACTTGCTTGGCAAGCACCAGGCTACAACACGTTGGTTCTCGCTCGTGTACTAACTGGGTTGGCTCATGGCGTGTTCTTCTCTATCGGATCAACCATTGCAACCGGTCTGGTCAGTAAAGAGAAAGCCGCCAGTGCCATTGCGATTATGTTTACCGGACTTACCGTCGCGTTAGTCACCGGGGTACCAATTGGTACTTACATTGGTCAGCAATATGGCTGGGAAAGCACTTTCTTAACCGTATCCGTTCTAGGCATTCTAGCGTTAATTGGCAGTGCAATTTTGATACCCAGCGACTTAGCACAGCCACCGGCAACAAAGCTAACAACGCAACTAAAAGTATTGAAGCAACCTCGCCTACTGCTGGTTTTTGCTATCACTGCCCTTGGTTATGGAGGCACTTTTACCGCTTTTACCTTCCTAGCCCCAATTCTCCAAGATGTAAGCGGTTTTAGTGCCAATGCGGTGAGCATTATCATGCTAGTTTACGGTGTATCGGTTGCTGTTGGTAACGTTTGGGGAGGTAAGCTCGCAGATAAGATGGGGCCAGTCAACGCCCTTACGGTTATCTTTATTGGCTTAGCGTTGGTGTTATTTGTGTTTGGCTTTACGGCGCACAACCCATACGCCGCAATATTGACGATTCTTGTTTGGGGGGCTTTTGCTTTCGGTAACGTTCCTGGTTTGCAAGTCTATGTCGTCAACCTAGCGGAAAAGTACACACCACAAGCGGTCGATGTGGCCTCAGGGTTAAACATTGCGGCATTTAACGTTGGTATCGCGCTCGGTTCGTGGGGAGGTGGTATGATCGTTGAAAGCTCAGGTGTAACCAGTACACCATGGTATGGAGCAGTGATTGTGTTATTTGCGCTAATTTTGACTCGTCTTAGTGGTGCAATTGAACAAAACTCAGCAAACCGCAACCTGCAACTCAACTAA
- a CDS encoding LysR substrate-binding domain-containing protein has product MKTRSEDLNLLIAVVDNGGFSSAAEALGIQVAKVSRAVNRVEQSLGVTILNRTTRRIELTNEGIKFVESIREALHSIEKAEMDIQAQGESPKGNLRVDAASPFIFHQLIPLMAEFHATYPDIQLELTSNEGFVDLIEKRTDVAIRIGRLEDSSLHARALGMSQLYIVASPKYLSSNGVPHLVSDLSHHKLIGFTAPKILNQWPLPDLPTIEPNIRASNGETVRQLVLTGNGIAVLSGFMVKEDIEAGRLVSLMEAIKLTNTGREQINAVYYRTSNVARRISAFIDFIQPRLTL; this is encoded by the coding sequence ATGAAAACTCGTTCTGAAGATTTAAATCTATTGATTGCAGTTGTTGATAATGGTGGGTTTTCATCCGCAGCAGAGGCGCTTGGTATTCAGGTTGCCAAGGTCTCTCGTGCGGTAAACAGAGTAGAACAGAGCCTTGGTGTGACGATTCTTAATAGAACAACAAGGAGAATTGAACTCACAAATGAAGGGATTAAGTTTGTTGAGTCTATTCGTGAAGCGCTGCACTCTATCGAAAAAGCAGAGATGGATATTCAAGCTCAAGGCGAGTCTCCGAAGGGAAACTTGCGCGTCGATGCCGCCAGCCCATTTATCTTTCATCAATTGATCCCTTTAATGGCGGAGTTTCATGCGACGTATCCAGACATTCAACTTGAACTGACTTCCAATGAAGGGTTTGTGGATCTCATTGAAAAACGTACTGATGTCGCGATAAGAATCGGCAGACTTGAGGATTCATCATTACATGCTCGCGCTTTAGGAATGAGTCAACTCTATATCGTCGCATCACCTAAGTACTTATCATCAAATGGTGTGCCGCACCTTGTCTCAGATCTCTCTCATCATAAGTTGATTGGCTTTACGGCGCCTAAAATACTCAACCAATGGCCGCTGCCAGATTTACCGACAATCGAACCGAATATTCGTGCAAGTAACGGTGAGACGGTGCGTCAATTAGTATTAACAGGCAATGGAATTGCGGTGCTCTCTGGGTTTATGGTCAAAGAAGACATAGAGGCAGGGCGCTTGGTGTCATTGATGGAAGCAATAAAACTCACCAATACTGGTAGAGAGCAAATTAATGCGGTTTACTACCGTACGTCCAATGTTGCTCGCCGTATATCGGCTTTTATTGACTTTATCCAGCCAAGGTTGACGTTATAG
- a CDS encoding outer membrane beta-barrel protein, protein MRGLSYGVIAIIGGLISVPAIANKSDGYITESGLKIVPLLDSNLEHVDNIGRFSDAEDPQSSTVFIIEPGVALQSDRNGNTYQLAYQLSSGTYFDSSDDNFIDHRLTSNNFIQLSRRHGVGLNYTFLNLHEERGSGLLAGDSLSTIADEPVKYSLHNLSATYVFGSKGAKGQIESNIRYENKRFKNYRDITLIGLTQVSTRYKDYDELGGGIAFYYRVSPVTQLLAEIDVADREYKLNDPETGRSQDNFDAYYYLGARWEMTGKTEGRLRVGLQDKSYQDSTKKDFDGLSWDLSLRWQPVDYSTVTLDGSLKAIDANQGFDSVDQTNISASWKHFWSSNYYTNSSIGLMMDDYSESSREDDLLKADLSIGYEIIDYVDLSSGWRYENNNSTINGNTYDQNVWYISANVIF, encoded by the coding sequence ATGAGAGGCTTAAGCTACGGAGTCATTGCTATTATTGGTGGTTTGATTTCAGTGCCTGCTATCGCGAACAAAAGCGATGGATATATCACTGAGTCTGGGCTCAAAATCGTTCCGTTATTAGACAGCAATTTGGAACACGTAGACAACATAGGTCGATTCTCTGACGCCGAAGACCCACAATCATCGACGGTTTTTATTATCGAACCGGGCGTCGCGCTTCAGTCGGATAGAAATGGTAATACCTACCAACTGGCTTATCAATTGTCATCGGGCACCTACTTTGACAGTTCTGATGACAACTTCATTGATCATCGTCTAACGAGCAATAATTTTATTCAGTTGTCTAGAAGACATGGCGTCGGTCTCAATTATACCTTCTTAAACTTACATGAAGAACGGGGCAGTGGCTTACTCGCTGGTGATTCGTTGTCAACGATAGCTGATGAACCGGTTAAGTATTCACTGCATAACCTCAGCGCCACGTATGTGTTTGGCTCAAAAGGAGCGAAAGGCCAAATTGAATCGAATATCAGATATGAAAACAAGCGTTTCAAGAACTATCGCGATATTACATTAATTGGTTTAACTCAGGTCAGCACTCGCTACAAAGACTACGATGAGCTTGGAGGCGGGATCGCATTCTACTATCGTGTTTCCCCTGTTACTCAACTATTGGCTGAGATTGATGTCGCTGATCGTGAATATAAATTGAACGACCCAGAAACAGGAAGATCCCAAGATAACTTTGACGCCTACTACTATCTGGGTGCTCGATGGGAAATGACGGGGAAAACCGAAGGTCGGTTGCGTGTTGGTTTGCAAGACAAGTCTTACCAAGACTCAACTAAAAAGGATTTTGACGGATTGAGTTGGGATCTCTCATTGAGATGGCAACCGGTTGATTATTCGACGGTTACTTTAGATGGCAGCCTAAAAGCTATCGATGCCAACCAAGGCTTTGATTCCGTTGATCAGACGAATATTTCGGCCTCATGGAAGCATTTCTGGTCATCCAACTATTACACCAACAGCTCGATAGGGCTGATGATGGACGACTATTCAGAGTCGAGTCGAGAAGATGATCTATTGAAGGCAGATTTGTCGATAGGCTATGAAATTATTGACTATGTAGACCTCTCTTCAGGATGGCGCTACGAAAACAACAATTCCACAATCAACGGCAACACTTACGACCAAAATGTTTGGTACATATCTGCCAATGTAATTTTTTAG
- a CDS encoding polysaccharide biosynthesis/export family protein, whose protein sequence is MSHTINAVLLTLLFILAPFKALAFQDTYIIGAGDKIQISVYGEEELSIEELYINNSGKFEYPYLGELVAINKTPEQLKNEITNGLRGDYLISPKVRVSITEFRSIYVNGEVKKPGGYEYQPGLTVDKAIALAGGFTDRAARSKISISQAGSESKNRVKLSSKVLPGDIIVIEQSFF, encoded by the coding sequence ATGAGTCACACGATAAATGCAGTTCTGCTAACGCTGTTATTTATCCTTGCCCCGTTCAAAGCGCTTGCTTTCCAAGATACTTATATCATTGGTGCCGGAGACAAGATTCAAATATCGGTATATGGAGAGGAAGAGCTCTCAATCGAAGAACTTTACATAAATAACAGTGGCAAGTTTGAGTATCCCTACCTTGGTGAATTGGTGGCAATAAACAAAACCCCCGAACAGCTTAAAAATGAAATCACTAACGGTTTAAGAGGTGACTACTTAATTTCACCTAAGGTGCGAGTAAGCATCACTGAATTTAGAAGCATCTATGTTAATGGTGAGGTGAAAAAACCAGGTGGCTATGAGTACCAACCGGGTTTGACTGTCGATAAGGCGATCGCACTAGCAGGTGGATTTACTGACCGCGCGGCGCGAAGCAAGATTAGCATTTCACAAGCCGGTTCTGAGAGTAAGAACCGAGTTAAGTTGTCATCTAAAGTTTTACCGGGCGACATCATCGTTATCGAGCAGAGCTTTTTTTAA